A single region of the Camelus ferus isolate YT-003-E chromosome 2, BCGSAC_Cfer_1.0, whole genome shotgun sequence genome encodes:
- the FGF5 gene encoding fibroblast growth factor 5 isoform X3 gives MSLSFLLLLLLSHLILSAWARGEKRLVPKGQPGQAATARNPGGASSSWSSRSTTSSSSSSASSSPAASLGSQGSGLEQTSFQWSPSGRRTGSLYCRVGIGFHLQIYPDGKVNGSHEANMLSQIYR, from the coding sequence ATGAGcttgtccttcctcctcctcctcttgctcaGCCACCTGATCCTCAGCGCCTGGGCTCGCGGGGAGAAGCGCCTCGTCCCCAAAGGGCAACCCGGACAGGCTGCCACTGCTAGGAACCCGGGAGGCGccagcagcagctggagcagcAGAAGCACGAcgtcttcctcttcttcctctgcctcctcctcccccgcgGCTTCTCTGGGAAGCCAAGGAAGCGGCTTGGAGCAGACCAGTTTCCAGTGGAGCCCCTCGGGGCGCCGGACCGGCAGCCTCTACTGCAGAGTGGGCATCGGTTTCCATCTGCAGATCTACCCGGATGGCAAAGTCAATGGCTCCCACGAAGCCAATATGTTAA
- the FGF5 gene encoding fibroblast growth factor 5 isoform X2: MSLSFLLLLLLSHLILSAWARGEKRLVPKGQPGQAATARNPGGASSSWSSRSTTSSSSSSASSSPAASLGSQGSGLEQTSFQWSPSGRRTGSLYCRVGIGFHLQIYPDGKVNGSHEANMLTPEERRRHSGAGI, encoded by the coding sequence ATGAGcttgtccttcctcctcctcctcttgctcaGCCACCTGATCCTCAGCGCCTGGGCTCGCGGGGAGAAGCGCCTCGTCCCCAAAGGGCAACCCGGACAGGCTGCCACTGCTAGGAACCCGGGAGGCGccagcagcagctggagcagcAGAAGCACGAcgtcttcctcttcttcctctgcctcctcctcccccgcgGCTTCTCTGGGAAGCCAAGGAAGCGGCTTGGAGCAGACCAGTTTCCAGTGGAGCCCCTCGGGGCGCCGGACCGGCAGCCTCTACTGCAGAGTGGGCATCGGTTTCCATCTGCAGATCTACCCGGATGGCAAAGTCAATGGCTCCCACGAAGCCAATATGTTAA